The genomic segment GCCGAATTGTGCCATGACATCCTTATTCGCCGTCACGACTCCTTTGCCTGCACGAAGCGACTTCTCAATCGCTTGTTTCGCTTCGCTTGTCCCGCCAATCACTTCCACGATGAGATCTATTCCTGGATCTTCAATCACCTCATCCAGATCGACTGTGAAAATATCCGGTGACAGTTCCGTCTCCCTTTTCTTCTTGGCATCTTTTACGAGAACTTTTTTTATTTTTACAGGAACGCCCAATTTATGGCTTAAGTCTTCTTGGTGCCTATGTAGAATTTCAGCTACACCGCCGCCTACAACGCCGAATCCAAGCAAACCGATATTGATTTCTTTTATCATATTTGACGATTCTCCTCGCTATATGTACACTATGAAAAAACAATCGTTCTCCACATAAGGACATTATAGAGAAATAAACTTTCAATAACAACCCCATTTATGGTAAAGTTCAAGATATCATGAATTGTAATTTAATTAAAGATTGGATTTGATAAATTATGAAAGTTTGTAAATTCGGCGGCACTTCCGTTGCGACTGCCGATCAAATTAGAAAAGTTGTCGATATTGTAACGTCTGATAGTGATCGAAAAATCGTTGTTGTTTCTGCACCCGGAAAACGCTTCTCGGATGATACTAAAGTGACCGACCTACTCATTCGGCTTGGGGAAAAGGCTTTAGCAAATAAGGATGCAGAAAGCGATCTGCTGGAAGTCGTCGATCGATTCCGCTTGATTGCTGAAAGTCTTGGCCTCGATGACACAATCATTGAGGAAATAGAGAGAGATGTACGCGGGCGGCTCTCTCGTGATAAAGAGGATTCCCTTTTGTTTATGGATACTATGAAAGCAGCGGGCGAGGATAATAATGCAAAATTGATTGCAGCTTATTTTCAATTCATCGGGGTTGAGGCGAAGTATGTCTGCCCAAGAGATGGTGGATTGCTCGTAAACAATCGGCCGGATCGAGTTCGTGCATTGCCTGAAGGGGATGAACGCCTTGCTACATTGCGCGACGAACCAGGAATCATTGTTTTCCCAGGTTTTTTTGGCTACACAGAAGACGGAACACTCCGCACATTCAATCGAGGCGGCTCGGATATTACTGGCTCGATCATTGCAGCAGCGGTGAAAGCAGATCTATACGAAAACTTCACGGATGTCGATTCAGTGTTTGCCGCCAATCCGACTGTTATTGAAAACCCGGTCGCCATCGAGAAGATGACGTACCGTGAAATGCGGGAGCTTGCCTATGCCGGCTTTTCCGTTTTCCATGACGAGGCGCTCATTCCAGCTTTCCGGAAATCAATCCCAGTCAGCATCAAAAACACGAATAATCCCGAGGCACCGGGCACGTTGATTGTCAAAGAACGGGACTATAATGAACAGCAAGTGATCGGAATTGCCGCGGACAGCGGATTCACCGCCATTTACGTCGACAAGTATTTAATGAACCTAGAGATCGGGTTCGGACGCAAGCTCCTG from the Sporosarcina luteola genome contains:
- a CDS encoding aspartate kinase — encoded protein: MKVCKFGGTSVATADQIRKVVDIVTSDSDRKIVVVSAPGKRFSDDTKVTDLLIRLGEKALANKDAESDLLEVVDRFRLIAESLGLDDTIIEEIERDVRGRLSRDKEDSLLFMDTMKAAGEDNNAKLIAAYFQFIGVEAKYVCPRDGGLLVNNRPDRVRALPEGDERLATLRDEPGIIVFPGFFGYTEDGTLRTFNRGGSDITGSIIAAAVKADLYENFTDVDSVFAANPTVIENPVAIEKMTYREMRELAYAGFSVFHDEALIPAFRKSIPVSIKNTNNPEAPGTLIVKERDYNEQQVIGIAADSGFTAIYVDKYLMNLEIGFGRKLLQIFEEEGISYEHTPSGIDNLSIIIRSRFLTKEKEERIVERIHKELEPDAVIVEHDYSMIVLVGEGMQYTTGLAARAATAIARSGSNIEMINQGSSEVSLVFGVKVQDETKSLKELYKEFFVKSYVQS